In the genome of Gadus morhua chromosome 14, gadMor3.0, whole genome shotgun sequence, one region contains:
- the phospho2 gene encoding pyridoxal phosphate phosphatase PHOSPHO2, translating into MDEAMKTLMVFDFDHTVVDDNSDTWVIRCLPDRTLPNALKDSYQKGQWTDYMGRVMAYIGDQAVSPDGIRVVMETIPFTQGMADLLTFISAHKSAVDCVVISDSNAVFIDWILGAAGLRSAVDRVLTNPARFDDRGYLTVRRHHAHDCARCPVNLCKRAALQAYLTECEEGGVDYHRMIYVGDGGNDLCPSSCLRGGDVVMPRRGFTLEGLLSKLQSRGSALKARVVPWTSGTEVLDELRSHMLPATP; encoded by the exons ATGG ATGAGGCCATGAAGACCCTGATGGTTTTCGACTTCGACCACACGGTGGTGGATGACAACAGTGACACGTGGGTCATCAG GTGTCTCCCAGACCGGACCCTCCCCAACGCACTGAAGGACTCTTACCAGAAGGGCCAGTGGACCGACTACATGGGCCGAGTCATGGCCTACATCG GTGACCAGGCGGTGAGCCCTGACGGCATTCGCGTCGTCATGGAGACCATCCCGTTCACGCAGGGCATGGCGGACCTGCTGACCTTCATCTCGGCGCACAAGAGCGCGGTGGACTGCGTGGTGATCTCGGACTCCAACGCCGTGTTCATCGACTGGATCCTGGGCGCGGCCGGGCTGCGCTCGGCTGTGGATCGTGTGCTCACCAACCCCGCCCGCTTCGACGATCGGGGTTACCTCACGGTGCGGCGGCACCACGCCCACGATTGCGCCCGCTGCCCCGTCAACCTGTGCAAGCGGGCGGCGCTGCAGGCGTACCTGACAGagtgcgaggaggggggcgtggaCTACCACAGGATGATCTACGTGGGCGACGGCGGCAACGACCTGTGCCCCTCGTCCTGCCTGCGGGGGGGTGACGTGGTGATGCCCAGGAGGGGCTTCACCCTGGAGGGGCTGCTCTCCAAGCTGCAGAGCCGGGGTTCCGCCCTCAAGGCCCGCGTGGTTCCCTGGACCAGCGGCACGGAGGTCCTGGACGAACTGAGGTCCCACATGCTGCCGGCCACACCCTGA